The following proteins are co-located in the Triticum aestivum cultivar Chinese Spring chromosome 1A, IWGSC CS RefSeq v2.1, whole genome shotgun sequence genome:
- the LOC123051943 gene encoding phosphatidylinositol N-acetylglucosaminyltransferase subunit P yields the protein MRPAGSTESSPEARQRSPRHAAASRGRGTRHSEAYGFVGSIAASAAALAYIAWAYAPEPWLCHIGATYYPNKRWAVAVPAFVAVAVAQGVVLYVASNFLLAPPPACFNTISDEHAREPASSLRTGEDQAIEPISDIGIDRMNHLMFGEQGFHSLPRGGWTRLNPS from the exons ATGCGACCGGCGGGCTCGACGGAGTCCTCCCCGGAGGCGCGACAGCGCAGCCCCAGGCATGCGGCCGCATCCAGAGGCCGCGGCACCAGGCACTCGGAGGCGTACGGCTTCGTGGGGTCCAtcgccgcgtccgccgccgcgctcgcGTACATCGCGTGGGCGTACGCTCCGGAGCCGTGGCTCTGCCACATCGGCGCGACCTACTACCCCAACAa GCGCTGGGCGGTGGCCGTTCCGGCGTTCGTGGCGGTGGCCGTGGCGCAGGGCGTGGTCCTGTACGTCGCATCCAACTTCCTCCTCGCTCCTCCGCCGGCTTGCTTCAACACCATCTCCG ATGAACACGCCCGGGAGCCGGCGTCTTCTCTGCGGACGGGGGAAGATCAAGCCATCGAGCCCATCTCGGACATCGGCATTGACCGGATGAACCATCTCATGTTTGGCGAGCAAGGGTTTCATTCACTTCCAAGAGGAGGATGGACTCGGCTGAACCCATCGTGA
- the LOC123051933 gene encoding uncharacterized protein: MASTLAPPRWHHPPPPSTRTNPGRLLHLSRSAVPARRVQLGRASTVSPRAFFGRADLDGLLQRAWRGANAGAERLSFEARQAAQRLDGRYSISRRVAEAARAARERAAEIDAELGVGRRWRSFSVDFSRSWPRYRRELSDFLATPIGRALSTLTFVWLALSGWLFRIFIFSTFVLPFAAPLLLGTFANRVAIEGSCPACKRRFVGYRNQVIRCMNCQNIVWQPNSRSSGGGGGGGSRSSGPDYIDVEFEEK; encoded by the exons ATGGCGTCCACGCTCGCACCTCCTCGGTGGCATCACCCCCCTCCGCCGTCGACCCGGACcaaccccggccgcctcctccacctaTCGCGCTCCGCTGTTCCCGCCCGCCGTGTTCAGCTCGGCCGGGCCTCGACGGTGTCCCCTCGCGCCTTCTTCGGCCGCGCCGACCTCGACGGCCTTCTGCAGCGCGCTTGGCGAGGCGCCAACGCGGGGGCCGAGCGCCTCTCCTTCGAGGCGAGACAGGCCGCGCAGCGCCTGGACGGGCGGTACTCGATCTCGCGCCGCGTGGCCGAGGCCGCGCGCGCGGCGCGGGAACGAGCTGCTGAGATCGACGCCGAGCTCGGCGTCGGCCGGCGGTGGCGGTCCTTCTCCGTCGACTTCTCCCGCAGCTGGCCTAGG TATCGGAGGGAGCTGAGTGACTTCCTGGCGACTCCTATCGGGCGAGCCTTGTCT ACACTTACTTTCGTGTGGCTTGCACTGTCGGGGTGGCTCTTCAGAATTTTCATTTTCAGTACATTCGTGCTACCATTTGCAGCCCCTCTTCTCCTTGGGACATTTGCTAACAGGGTTGCTATTGAG GGATCGTGCCCAGCATGTAAAAGACGGTTCGTGGGCTACCGCAACCAGGTGATCCGGTGCATGAATTGCCAAAACATTGTGTGGCAGCCAAACAGCAGGTCCtcgggaggcggtggcggtggtggttcaAGAAGCTCAGGGCCTGATTACATCGACGTGGAGTTCGAGGAGAAGTGA